In Wolinella succinogenes DSM 1740, a single genomic region encodes these proteins:
- a CDS encoding ExbD/TolR family protein, translating to MTLKKIDGINIVPFIDIMLVLLVIVLTTATFVAQGQIPVTLPKAQSGSKPSQLKEREFTITEKGDYFLGKEPVSLEQLPKLITTLPKDSPIIIRGDAKSQFERFVVLVGALQDAGLNNLSIITKSSK from the coding sequence ATGACGCTTAAAAAAATCGATGGAATCAATATTGTTCCCTTTATCGATATCATGCTGGTGCTTCTTGTGATTGTGCTCACGACCGCCACTTTTGTGGCGCAAGGACAGATTCCCGTGACCCTACCCAAGGCACAAAGTGGCTCTAAGCCTAGCCAGCTCAAAGAGAGAGAGTTCACCATCACGGAAAAGGGGGACTATTTTTTAGGCAAAGAGCCCGTGAGTTTGGAGCAGCTTCCCAAGCTCATCACCACGCTTCCTAAAGATTCCCCTATTATCATTCGCGGAGACGCCAAGAGTCAATTTGAGCGTTTTGTCGTCCTTGTGGGCGCTTTGCAAGATGCGGGATTGAACAATCTCTCCATTATCACCAAGAGCTCCAAATAA
- a CDS encoding OmpA family protein, which yields MKENNEWISISDMMAGLMMIFLIITVSYMVSSAYDRKNLEKKNRELRELNDKIGDVAKTFETLQLELYNDLIKEFSKDLTSWNATIDPDNTIRFKEPDVLFDSGKSQVKERFKVVLDDFFPRYVKILSQEKYKGDIEEIRIEGHTSSEWLNAKTLEERYLGNAALSQARAFEVLKYCFALERIKGEQDWLIKVLRANGLSFAKPLDSEEHSRRVEFRTLTRSHQKMLKILDLSKEL from the coding sequence ATGAAAGAGAACAACGAGTGGATCAGCATCTCCGATATGATGGCAGGGCTTATGATGATCTTTTTGATCATCACAGTCTCTTACATGGTGAGTTCAGCCTATGATCGCAAGAATCTAGAAAAGAAGAATCGCGAGCTTAGGGAGCTCAATGACAAAATAGGCGATGTTGCCAAAACCTTTGAGACTCTTCAGTTAGAGCTGTATAACGACCTTATCAAGGAGTTTTCAAAGGATTTGACCTCTTGGAATGCGACCATTGACCCTGACAATACGATTCGCTTCAAAGAGCCCGATGTTCTTTTTGACAGTGGCAAGAGTCAGGTCAAGGAGCGTTTCAAGGTGGTGCTGGATGATTTCTTCCCCCGTTATGTGAAGATTCTCTCCCAAGAGAAATATAAAGGCGATATTGAGGAGATTCGAATCGAGGGACACACCTCCAGTGAATGGCTCAATGCAAAAACCCTAGAGGAGCGTTATCTTGGAAATGCAGCACTCTCTCAGGCGAGAGCATTTGAAGTGCTTAAATATTGTTTTGCTCTAGAGAGAATCAAGGGTGAGCAGGATTGGCTAATCAAAGTGCTAAGGGCCAATGGACTCTCCTTTGCCAAGCCGCTTGATTCGGAGGAGCACTCTAGGCGGGTGGAGTTTCGCACCCTCACGCGAAGTCACCAAAAGATGTTGAAGATTCTTGATCTGAGCAAGGAGTTATGA
- a CDS encoding tetratricopeptide repeat protein → MAEDNVIRLDDEVNDFTPEGEKKPTAPLSRRQVLLNRLSSFKEKIQSDKRLFYGVLALGVLFFLLILALLAAILLAPKEAAPTPLSEGRESEGREILRGLKIESRPVDISRLETMIKKANLLYTKGDRGEALNLYESISGFSESLSNFNLGVAQAEEKNYEAALASFQKAIDSGEDRAMSAINAAMCAYWLQNSALYRYYVDLAEAYLPEASNLPLYPYLYALVQYYKGYYFEAISPLTHFQKGHYAKEVDHLLAKLHLYYGDEMSALGFLERSATSEDYLDLALLYARIGDYKSAQDYLVRRIESGDTSPKPHMAMALIDAKIGKLGDAAAMLDKYAGKDEREIASIYPLKVRLKETLFDVHESQKRFWQDFSSRSLTAYKIFFYYAPYKVFDADQALVFIKQGGVNILLNDIEEAKDVLVKGSTISKVNLNIAKALKETLKNNTREANKLLKSVVDEYPNHAILHYNLGLSYAQMGDFDNAYRHFLRSHHLNSRDILPGIFAMIAARLTFRDYSRIADTLAVELENSQLEEEERQFLLSLLGYFQGNKAAPLEWMEGVKNPKSIYLALEVASAIQSGNKERMVRATKKLQSQLPDDLVASLLAVLAENYGDDPKELALKAQAFYKERPTSLEALYYGPALARELYVHVGYNIGALRRVQQTLDDRLVSERGEVRGVVQALALTSIYLREFEKAFVLYNSLIDDMGERDTQTLFLAGVAAIGAGHHENAVALLQLAKLEAPTNYESRYALGLLQQEAKNLKAAAIQFAAVGNVGFESEYFDFEVDTSRSLP, encoded by the coding sequence TGAATGATTTTACCCCAGAGGGGGAGAAAAAGCCTACCGCACCTCTTTCTAGGCGTCAAGTGCTTTTGAATAGGCTCTCCTCTTTTAAAGAGAAAATTCAAAGCGACAAGCGCCTTTTTTATGGGGTACTGGCTTTGGGAGTGCTCTTTTTTCTCCTCATCCTCGCGCTTTTGGCCGCGATTTTGCTCGCCCCCAAGGAGGCGGCTCCCACTCCCTTGAGTGAGGGACGAGAGAGTGAGGGACGAGAGATACTCAGAGGGCTTAAAATAGAGAGTCGCCCTGTGGATATCTCTCGTTTGGAGACCATGATCAAAAAGGCCAATCTGCTTTACACCAAAGGCGACAGAGGAGAGGCACTCAATCTCTATGAGAGCATCTCCGGTTTCTCCGAATCGCTCTCTAATTTCAATCTAGGGGTGGCACAAGCGGAGGAGAAAAACTACGAAGCAGCGCTCGCCTCCTTCCAAAAGGCCATTGATTCGGGAGAAGATCGGGCTATGAGCGCGATCAATGCCGCGATGTGTGCTTACTGGCTTCAAAACAGTGCGCTTTATCGCTACTATGTTGATCTAGCCGAAGCCTATCTTCCTGAAGCCTCTAATCTCCCTCTCTACCCCTATCTCTATGCTTTGGTACAGTATTACAAGGGTTACTATTTTGAGGCGATCTCTCCACTCACTCATTTTCAAAAGGGGCACTACGCCAAAGAGGTGGATCATCTTTTGGCCAAGCTTCATCTCTACTATGGAGATGAAATGAGCGCTCTTGGCTTTTTAGAGCGGAGTGCGACGAGTGAAGATTACCTAGATTTAGCATTGCTTTATGCAAGAATCGGCGACTATAAGAGCGCTCAAGATTATCTCGTGCGTCGAATCGAGTCGGGCGACACCTCACCCAAGCCTCATATGGCGATGGCACTTATCGACGCTAAGATAGGGAAGTTGGGGGATGCGGCGGCGATGCTTGATAAATATGCAGGCAAAGATGAGCGTGAAATCGCCTCGATCTATCCGCTCAAGGTTCGTCTCAAAGAGACGCTCTTTGATGTGCACGAATCACAGAAGCGATTTTGGCAGGATTTCTCCTCTCGCTCACTCACGGCCTATAAAATATTTTTTTATTATGCCCCTTATAAGGTGTTTGACGCTGATCAGGCGTTGGTCTTTATCAAGCAGGGGGGAGTCAATATTTTGCTCAATGATATTGAAGAGGCTAAGGATGTCTTGGTGAAAGGATCGACCATCTCCAAGGTTAATCTTAACATTGCCAAAGCTCTCAAGGAGACACTCAAAAACAACACAAGAGAGGCTAATAAACTTCTCAAATCGGTGGTCGATGAGTATCCAAATCACGCGATTCTACACTACAATCTCGGACTCTCTTATGCGCAGATGGGCGATTTTGACAACGCCTATCGTCATTTTTTAAGAAGCCACCACCTCAATAGTCGTGACATTCTTCCGGGAATCTTTGCGATGATTGCGGCTAGGCTCACTTTTAGGGACTATTCAAGAATCGCCGACACTTTGGCAGTTGAGCTTGAAAATAGCCAGCTAGAGGAGGAGGAGCGGCAATTCCTCCTCTCTCTTCTTGGCTACTTTCAAGGGAACAAAGCCGCCCCATTGGAGTGGATGGAGGGGGTGAAGAATCCAAAGAGCATCTATCTTGCACTAGAGGTGGCTTCGGCGATTCAAAGTGGAAATAAAGAGCGAATGGTGCGTGCAACTAAAAAACTCCAATCCCAGCTCCCCGATGATCTAGTGGCTTCGCTTTTGGCAGTCTTGGCGGAAAACTATGGAGACGATCCCAAGGAGTTAGCCCTCAAAGCGCAAGCTTTCTACAAGGAGCGACCCACCTCGCTAGAGGCGCTCTACTATGGCCCCGCACTCGCTAGAGAGCTCTATGTGCATGTGGGGTATAACATTGGAGCTTTGCGTCGAGTTCAACAAACGCTAGACGATAGACTGGTGAGCGAGAGGGGTGAGGTGAGAGGGGTGGTGCAGGCTCTGGCGCTCACAAGCATCTACCTTAGGGAGTTTGAGAAGGCATTCGTGCTCTATAACTCACTGATTGATGACATGGGTGAGCGGGATACGCAGACGCTCTTTTTAGCCGGAGTTGCGGCTATTGGAGCGGGACACCATGAAAACGCCGTGGCACTTCTGCAGCTTGCCAAGCTGGAAGCACCCACAAACTATGAGAGTCGCTATGCCCTAGGACTCCTCCAGCAGGAGGCAAAAAATCTCAAAGCCGCAGCGATACAGTTCGCAGCGGTTGGCAATGTGGGCTTTGAGTCGGAATATTTTGACTTTGAGGTGGATACTTCTAGGTCTCTACCCTAG
- a CDS encoding 4-(cytidine 5'-diphospho)-2-C-methyl-D-erythritol kinase: MRSCAKINLFLKILGQKGSYHELASRFWRVESLFDEMEWIESSSGSFEIRSTLSCPVEQNSIYKAKEALLPRLKESERREIEKRGISLQKRIPEGAGLGGGSSNAATFLLMAKESLGLSLSLEELAEVGERVGADVPFFVFGYPSANVRGIGEIVEPFEENLMEVELFMSGIIANTARVYEAFRTSFLPKLDLRWQRQEAERWLESSGETILQSQDPLSLNDLYAPALLLYPELGEYAHTGRFFSGSGSTFFAPAGANRG, encoded by the coding sequence ATGAGATCTTGTGCTAAGATCAATCTCTTTTTGAAGATTTTGGGACAAAAAGGCTCTTATCATGAGCTCGCCTCACGATTCTGGAGAGTGGAATCGCTTTTTGATGAGATGGAGTGGATAGAATCCTCTAGCGGCTCTTTTGAGATTCGCTCCACCCTCTCTTGTCCTGTGGAGCAAAACAGCATCTATAAAGCCAAAGAAGCCTTGCTCCCTAGACTCAAAGAGAGCGAGAGGCGCGAGATAGAAAAAAGAGGAATCTCCCTCCAAAAACGGATCCCTGAGGGAGCGGGGCTGGGTGGAGGAAGCAGCAATGCGGCCACCTTTTTGCTCATGGCCAAAGAATCGTTGGGGCTTTCTCTCTCGCTTGAGGAGCTCGCTGAGGTGGGAGAGCGGGTAGGGGCGGATGTCCCCTTTTTTGTCTTTGGCTACCCTAGTGCCAATGTCAGAGGGATTGGCGAAATCGTCGAACCTTTTGAAGAGAATCTTATGGAGGTGGAGCTTTTTATGAGCGGAATCATCGCTAATACAGCGCGAGTTTATGAAGCTTTTCGCACCTCTTTTTTGCCCAAGCTTGATTTGCGTTGGCAACGACAAGAGGCAGAGAGATGGCTGGAGAGCTCTGGAGAGACGATTCTTCAAAGCCAAGACCCTTTGAGCCTTAATGACCTCTATGCTCCTGCGCTTCTTCTCTATCCAGAGCTGGGAGAGTATGCGCACACGGGGCGATTCTTTAGTGGGAGTGGAAGCACCTTTTTTGCTCCCGCGGGGGCGAATCGTGGCTAG
- a CDS encoding LysR family transcriptional regulator → MLKDFAKLETFLIVVRERSFSKASAKLGISQPAVTQQIKYIEEYLDTKIIERKKNGVKLTKDGEKLLTIALRLERAIVTAEKETMKIIKKDFSFNIGASFTIGNYILPNCLGNIKEMIKNDVFVKIDSSDNIIEALIEKKIDLALIESPIFKDNIVYREWVEDEFVLFSNSPLPKTVKKEDLLTFSWICREWGSNTRRIINETLDDVGIDCTTFDIKGVVSSSTGVKHTVLKSPKFPEESPKPTVAILSKYVVQDDLVNNSLHESKIRGCKLKRKLYLAYLKDRKNDAFVDTVSSCLMCNKNLG, encoded by the coding sequence ATGTTAAAAGATTTCGCCAAGCTTGAAACCTTCCTCATCGTAGTGCGCGAACGGAGCTTCTCCAAAGCCTCTGCTAAACTAGGAATCTCCCAGCCCGCCGTGACTCAACAGATCAAATACATTGAAGAGTATCTCGACACCAAAATCATCGAGCGCAAAAAAAACGGAGTCAAACTCACCAAAGATGGCGAGAAACTTCTCACCATCGCGCTAAGATTAGAGCGTGCCATTGTCACGGCTGAGAAAGAGACGATGAAGATCATCAAAAAAGATTTCTCTTTCAATATTGGCGCCTCCTTCACCATCGGGAACTACATCCTCCCAAACTGCTTGGGCAATATTAAGGAGATGATCAAAAACGATGTCTTTGTTAAGATCGATTCTTCAGACAATATCATTGAAGCGCTCATTGAAAAAAAGATTGATCTCGCTCTCATTGAATCGCCTATCTTCAAGGACAATATTGTCTATCGTGAGTGGGTGGAGGATGAGTTTGTCCTCTTTAGCAACTCCCCTCTGCCTAAAACCGTCAAAAAAGAGGATTTGCTCACTTTCTCATGGATCTGTCGTGAATGGGGGAGCAACACCCGAAGAATCATCAATGAGACCCTCGATGATGTAGGAATCGACTGCACCACCTTTGACATCAAAGGAGTGGTGAGCAGCTCCACGGGCGTGAAGCACACCGTGCTCAAAAGTCCTAAATTCCCTGAAGAATCGCCCAAGCCCACCGTGGCTATTCTTTCAAAATATGTGGTTCAAGATGACTTAGTGAACAACTCTCTTCATGAATCAAAAATCCGAGGCTGCAAGCTGAAGCGAAAACTCTATCTTGCCTACCTTAAAGATCGTAAAAATGATGCATTTGTCGATACGGTCTCTAGTTGCCTCATGTGCAACAAAAATCTAGGGTAG
- a CDS encoding ATP-dependent helicase has translation MNRHFLDDLNAAQREAATQIEGSLLILAGAGSGKTKTITTRLAYLIEEVGIPPSNTLTLTFTNKAAAEMRERALRLVQRRDMHPPLLCTFHKFGLLFLKFHIQRLGRKPNFVLIDGDDRKKILKNINDDLPVGLVESEISRMKNWLIMPDEALLSAQDKNYKLIASIYGKYEEFLKEKNMVDFDDLLLLSLKILEGDEELAKEVSEKYQYIMVDEYQDTNELQYKLLKKLCQTHNNLCVVGDDDQSIYGWRGANINHILDFPDHFAGAKVVRLEENYRSTAPILEAANSLIEFNKGRLGKTLKSVKGAGEAIEILESLDEGEEAQKVAKRIRTLLDSGVSPSDIAVLFRLNALSRSLEEGFNRAKIPFKLVGAMRFYERSEIKDILSYFRLIVNPHDDFSLARIINKPKRGIGKVTQDKLLLEAQRAGCSLFELYKKGAIEGLVSAKNHETLTGFFAMIEELQAVLEESTLRFLERFEELSLLKEYFENSKETIDRVSNIEEFYGVFRDFILSNPMANLEDFLNDLSLKSDQDEVGDSFVSCMSVHASKGLEFEHLFVVGFEEGFFPMIREGSDLEEERRLGYVAFTRAKSHLAVSHVHSRFYKGKRTELLKSRFLKEAGLLEGSLVIEKRSNFKKGDLVTHKIFGAGRVSEVSGVGKEYKLKINFGGMVREILSSYVIKI, from the coding sequence ATGAATCGACACTTTTTAGATGACCTAAACGCCGCCCAAAGGGAGGCCGCAACCCAAATAGAGGGGTCTTTGCTCATTTTAGCAGGTGCGGGGAGCGGCAAGACAAAGACGATCACTACACGGCTTGCCTATCTGATTGAAGAGGTGGGAATCCCTCCCTCCAACACGCTCACGCTCACCTTCACCAACAAAGCCGCTGCCGAGATGCGAGAGCGTGCACTGCGACTTGTGCAAAGGCGTGATATGCACCCTCCGCTCTTGTGCACTTTTCACAAATTCGGGCTTCTATTCTTGAAATTTCACATTCAGCGCTTGGGACGAAAACCCAATTTTGTTCTCATTGATGGTGACGATCGCAAGAAGATTCTCAAAAATATCAACGATGATTTACCCGTGGGCTTAGTCGAGAGCGAGATTTCACGCATGAAAAACTGGCTCATCATGCCTGATGAGGCGCTCCTTAGCGCGCAAGATAAAAACTATAAACTCATCGCCTCAATCTATGGAAAATATGAGGAGTTTTTAAAAGAGAAAAACATGGTCGATTTTGACGACCTCCTCCTGCTTTCATTGAAGATTCTAGAAGGGGATGAGGAGCTCGCCAAAGAGGTGAGCGAAAAGTATCAATACATCATGGTGGATGAGTATCAAGACACCAATGAGCTCCAATACAAGCTCCTCAAAAAGCTTTGCCAGACGCACAATAACCTCTGCGTTGTGGGAGATGATGATCAAAGTATCTATGGCTGGAGGGGAGCCAATATCAATCATATTCTCGATTTTCCTGATCATTTTGCGGGCGCAAAGGTGGTGAGGCTGGAGGAGAATTATCGCTCCACGGCCCCTATCTTGGAGGCGGCCAATAGCCTCATTGAATTCAACAAGGGGCGTCTAGGAAAGACGCTAAAAAGTGTCAAAGGGGCAGGCGAGGCAATCGAAATTTTGGAATCGTTAGATGAGGGCGAGGAGGCGCAAAAGGTTGCCAAAAGAATCCGCACGCTTCTTGATAGCGGAGTCTCGCCCAGCGATATAGCGGTGCTTTTTCGGCTCAATGCTCTTAGCCGTTCCCTCGAAGAGGGTTTCAATCGCGCCAAGATTCCTTTCAAACTGGTGGGGGCGATGCGATTTTATGAGCGAAGTGAAATCAAAGACATCTTGAGCTACTTTCGCCTCATCGTCAATCCTCATGATGATTTCTCTTTGGCTCGAATCATCAACAAGCCCAAGCGAGGGATTGGCAAGGTGACGCAAGATAAACTCCTCCTTGAGGCGCAGAGAGCTGGATGTTCGCTCTTTGAGCTCTATAAAAAAGGGGCGATTGAGGGGCTTGTGAGCGCTAAAAACCATGAGACACTCACAGGATTCTTCGCGATGATCGAGGAGCTTCAGGCAGTCTTAGAGGAATCGACTCTGCGATTTTTGGAGCGCTTTGAAGAGCTCTCTCTGCTCAAAGAGTATTTTGAAAACAGCAAAGAGACAATCGATAGAGTTTCAAACATTGAAGAGTTTTATGGAGTGTTTCGCGACTTCATTCTCTCCAATCCCATGGCGAATCTCGAAGACTTTTTGAACGACCTCTCGCTAAAGAGCGACCAAGATGAGGTGGGGGATAGTTTTGTCTCTTGCATGAGCGTTCATGCGAGCAAGGGATTGGAGTTTGAGCATCTTTTTGTGGTGGGATTTGAGGAGGGTTTTTTCCCTATGATTCGCGAGGGGAGTGATCTGGAGGAGGAGCGACGGCTTGGGTATGTGGCGTTCACTAGGGCTAAGAGTCACCTAGCGGTGAGCCATGTTCATTCGCGATTCTATAAGGGCAAGCGCACGGAGCTTTTGAAGTCTCGATTCCTTAAAGAGGCGGGTTTGCTTGAGGGGAGCTTGGTGATAGAGAAGCGGAGCAACTTCAAAAAAGGAGATTTGGTCACACACAAAATCTTTGGTGCAGGTCGTGTGAGTGAGGTGAGCGGCGTAGGCAAGGAGTATAAGCTTAAGATCAATTTTGGGGGGATGGTGCGCGAAATCCTCTCCTCCTATGTCATTAAGATCTAG
- a CDS encoding carbon storage regulator, which translates to MLILSRKEEESIVIGDEIVIKVVSIDKGSVKLGFEAPPHMLILREELKKAVADENLKASAQSDEIALTSLSQKLKK; encoded by the coding sequence ATGCTGATTTTATCGCGAAAAGAAGAAGAGAGTATCGTGATTGGCGATGAGATCGTCATCAAGGTCGTCTCGATTGACAAAGGAAGCGTGAAGCTTGGGTTTGAGGCGCCTCCCCATATGTTGATTTTGCGCGAAGAGCTCAAAAAAGCCGTCGCCGATGAGAACCTCAAGGCCTCCGCGCAGAGTGACGAAATCGCGCTCACCTCTTTGAGTCAAAAACTCAAAAAGTAG
- the truB gene encoding tRNA pseudouridine(55) synthase TruB, with protein MKPNALFVGYKPMFMSSNHYLQRLKRRFGVKKAGYSGTLDPFAKGVLVVAFGHYTRLFDHLNQEPKVYRATLWLGLHSDSLDIENILGVEVIPPYSKERVEEIMGALEGEISYTPPKYCAKRIGGRRAYDMARNKEEVELPILTMRVGRLSLLHYTHPFVHFEAEVSKGSYIRSLGGMIASRLGCYGALSSLERLSEGEMRFEGYRELEPLEILPYPKIDATSLKEEFLHGKKLLASDLGNPKEGKYIAEFEEFFSIIEIKEGQVVYLLNRMEKC; from the coding sequence TTGAAGCCTAACGCCCTTTTTGTCGGTTACAAACCGATGTTCATGAGCTCTAACCACTATCTCCAGCGCCTCAAGCGGCGCTTTGGGGTCAAAAAAGCGGGATATAGCGGGACGCTTGATCCTTTTGCCAAAGGGGTTCTAGTCGTGGCATTTGGGCACTATACGAGACTATTTGATCATCTCAATCAAGAGCCTAAGGTTTATAGGGCGACCTTGTGGCTGGGGCTTCATAGCGATTCTTTGGACATTGAGAATATCTTGGGGGTGGAGGTGATTCCTCCCTATTCCAAAGAGAGAGTGGAAGAGATAATGGGTGCTTTGGAGGGGGAAATCAGCTACACTCCTCCCAAATATTGCGCCAAGAGAATTGGCGGCAGGAGGGCGTATGATATGGCGCGCAACAAAGAAGAGGTGGAGCTTCCAATCCTCACGATGAGGGTGGGCAGACTCTCGCTGCTCCACTACACGCATCCTTTTGTCCATTTTGAGGCGGAGGTGAGCAAAGGCTCTTATATCCGAAGCCTTGGGGGGATGATCGCCTCTAGACTTGGATGTTATGGTGCACTCTCTAGTCTAGAGCGTCTAAGTGAAGGGGAGATGCGCTTTGAGGGCTACAGAGAGCTAGAGCCGCTAGAGATTCTCCCCTATCCAAAAATTGATGCCACCTCTTTAAAGGAGGAGTTTCTTCATGGGAAGAAGCTTTTAGCAAGCGATCTTGGAAATCCTAAAGAGGGCAAGTATATAGCGGAATTTGAGGAATTTTTCTCTATAATTGAAATCAAAGAGGGACAGGTCGTCTATTTGCTCAATAGGATGGAAAAATGCTGA
- the smpB gene encoding SsrA-binding protein SmpB yields the protein MARKVIANNKKALFDFHILERLEAGIALSGSEVKAIRAGRVNLKDSFVKIIKGEAFLLNAHISYLETTNPHYKPDERRPRKLLLHRKQIDKLTGSVSTEGMTLVTLSIYFNERNRAKAEIALAKGKNLHDKRETLKKRILDREVKAALKEH from the coding sequence GTGGCTAGGAAAGTGATCGCCAATAACAAAAAAGCCCTTTTTGATTTTCATATCCTAGAGCGCCTAGAGGCAGGAATCGCGCTCAGCGGTAGCGAGGTGAAGGCCATTCGGGCGGGGAGGGTCAATCTCAAAGATAGCTTTGTGAAGATCATTAAGGGTGAGGCCTTTTTGCTCAACGCTCACATCTCCTATCTGGAGACGACCAATCCGCATTATAAGCCTGATGAGAGACGCCCTAGGAAGCTTTTGCTTCATCGCAAACAGATTGATAAGCTCACAGGCAGTGTCTCTACTGAGGGGATGACGCTGGTGACGCTTTCGATCTATTTTAACGAGCGCAACCGCGCGAAGGCGGAGATCGCGCTTGCCAAGGGGAAAAATCTCCATGACAAACGCGAGACACTGAAAAAACGCATTCTGGATAGGGAGGTTAAAGCCGCCCTTAAAGAACATTGA
- the exbB gene encoding TonB-system energizer ExbB, with translation MEQYLKEIVDYGVLGLLGFLSVVMLWAAVERLLFFHYVKLQLYKNRKELEIDLSKRLTIIATIGSNAPYVGLLGTVFGIMMTFLEIGQSGVADSNSIMTGLALALKATALGLLVAIPSVVFYNLLVRKSEVLLAEWDILHDA, from the coding sequence ATGGAACAGTATTTAAAAGAGATCGTGGATTATGGTGTTTTGGGTTTACTTGGTTTTTTAAGTGTGGTGATGCTTTGGGCGGCGGTGGAGCGGCTCCTCTTTTTTCACTATGTCAAGCTTCAGCTCTACAAGAATCGCAAAGAGCTAGAGATCGATCTCTCCAAGCGCCTCACTATCATCGCAACGATTGGCTCAAACGCGCCTTATGTGGGGCTTTTGGGGACAGTCTTTGGGATCATGATGACCTTTTTGGAGATTGGGCAGAGCGGAGTGGCTGATTCAAATTCGATCATGACGGGCTTGGCCCTAGCGCTCAAAGCCACTGCTTTGGGGCTTTTGGTCGCGATTCCTTCGGTGGTCTTTTATAACCTTCTGGTGCGCAAAAGTGAAGTGCTTTTGGCGGAGTGGGATATTCTTCATGACGCTTAA